In the Methylomonas rhizoryzae genome, one interval contains:
- a CDS encoding HipA domain-containing protein, whose amino-acid sequence MSSDYYPFIRVADDEPEIPEQLGTKQKYWLYRDDDRYLLKLGRPNTGENWAEIVACELCALLGLPHAHYEFSVWKGQKGVICKTVVPVGGRLILGNELLSEIHSNYPTQENYGNTDHTLGRIHGLLSQPEITTPIGWHVPDACIKTAFDVFVGYLMLDAWIANQDRHHENWAVINADDGIYLSPTFDHAASMGQNETDKKRKTLLTSSDPRQRINAYIEKARSAIYLNKLEPKPLSTVDAFRQAAGRSPEAAGYWQSKLVEVSNEQCLEIFKRIPKSEISELAIEFAMALLELNKQRILENLSK is encoded by the coding sequence ATGTCGTCTGACTATTACCCATTTATTCGGGTTGCCGATGACGAGCCGGAGATACCTGAACAATTGGGGACGAAGCAAAAATACTGGCTTTATCGCGATGATGATCGGTACTTGTTAAAGCTCGGCCGACCCAATACCGGCGAAAACTGGGCGGAAATTGTCGCCTGCGAGCTATGCGCATTGCTTGGCTTGCCGCATGCCCACTACGAATTCTCAGTCTGGAAAGGCCAAAAAGGCGTTATTTGCAAAACGGTGGTTCCAGTTGGTGGGCGGCTGATTTTGGGAAACGAGTTGTTGTCCGAAATCCATTCCAATTATCCTACCCAAGAAAACTATGGCAATACGGACCATACTTTAGGCCGCATCCATGGTTTGTTAAGTCAGCCTGAAATAACCACGCCAATTGGCTGGCACGTGCCCGACGCTTGCATCAAAACTGCTTTTGATGTTTTTGTGGGTTATCTGATGCTGGATGCCTGGATTGCCAATCAGGATCGTCATCACGAAAACTGGGCTGTGATTAACGCCGATGACGGCATCTATTTGTCGCCTACCTTTGACCATGCAGCCTCAATGGGGCAAAATGAGACTGATAAAAAGCGAAAAACGCTTTTAACATCCAGCGACCCACGGCAACGTATTAACGCCTATATCGAGAAAGCTCGATCGGCGATTTATCTCAACAAATTAGAACCAAAACCGCTATCAACGGTTGATGCGTTCAGACAGGCGGCAGGCAGGTCGCCAGAAGCGGCTGGATATTGGCAATCAAAGCTGGTCGAAGTTTCGAACGAACAATGTTTGGAAATTTTTAAACGAATACCCAAATCTGAAATCAGTGAGTTAGCCATTGAATTCGCTATGGCACTTTTGGAATTAAACAAGCAACGCATTCTTGAAAATTTAAGCAAATGA
- a CDS encoding tyrosine-type recombinase/integrase — translation MAEKINFTQDRIRNLPSPADKDREDYYDTGCPKLVCRVSNTGNKSFVVLKKTSDGKTRRVTLGKFPDLSVAEARKMAQAALTDLAQGINPTEEKRKQRIRGITLQELLEQYLKDKSDLREASILDYRKKLQQGFSDWLNKPINEISREMVLARRKQFQGGRDNKMRVLRLLMRYAVVTLKALNENPVDVMRDGSLWAKAKRKKRMIPSDNLRDWYNAVLALENEKAKVYLLLLLHTGLRDQDIRYLEWSDIDFKSDSITARDTKNHTDFTTYIAPQLKPHLRHLQQLTGDSRFLFPGDSADGVMNIPRKPIAQVVAKTGVTFSSHDLKRTFLTIGEAAMIPFSLLKTLANHKTDADVTAGYINTEANTMKKAIIRIADYIQEHTLPESGNVIHLTANQG, via the coding sequence ATGGCCGAAAAAATCAATTTTACTCAGGACAGAATCAGAAACCTGCCGTCGCCCGCCGACAAAGACAGAGAAGACTATTACGATACGGGCTGTCCAAAGCTGGTTTGTAGGGTTAGCAACACTGGGAATAAATCATTTGTCGTCTTGAAGAAAACCTCGGACGGCAAAACGCGCCGCGTTACGCTTGGGAAGTTCCCTGACTTGTCGGTGGCTGAAGCGCGAAAAATGGCCCAAGCCGCTTTGACCGATCTTGCCCAAGGCATTAACCCCACCGAAGAAAAACGCAAACAACGTATTCGCGGCATCACCTTACAAGAACTGTTAGAGCAATACCTCAAAGATAAAAGCGATTTACGTGAAGCTTCGATTCTGGATTACCGGAAAAAATTGCAACAAGGCTTTTCGGATTGGCTGAACAAACCTATCAACGAAATCAGCCGAGAAATGGTATTAGCCCGTCGCAAGCAATTTCAGGGCGGCAGAGACAACAAAATGCGGGTTTTGCGACTACTGATGCGTTATGCCGTAGTTACGTTAAAGGCACTAAATGAAAATCCGGTCGACGTTATGCGTGATGGCAGCCTTTGGGCAAAGGCTAAACGCAAGAAACGCATGATCCCCAGCGACAATTTGAGAGATTGGTATAACGCCGTCTTGGCACTGGAAAACGAAAAAGCCAAAGTCTATTTGCTTTTGCTTCTGCATACTGGCTTGAGGGATCAGGACATTCGCTACCTGGAATGGAGCGACATTGACTTTAAAAGCGATTCAATTACGGCGCGCGACACCAAAAACCACACTGATTTCACCACCTACATCGCCCCGCAACTCAAGCCCCACTTGCGCCACCTTCAACAACTCACCGGCGATAGCCGCTTCTTATTTCCGGGTGATTCAGCGGACGGCGTGATGAATATCCCCCGCAAGCCGATTGCTCAAGTGGTTGCAAAAACTGGTGTGACCTTTAGCAGTCACGATCTGAAGCGTACATTTCTGACTATCGGCGAGGCCGCAATGATTCCATTTTCACTACTTAAAACATTGGCCAACCACAAAACCGACGCCGATGTGACAGCCGGTTACATCAACACCGAAGCAAACACCATGAAAAAGGCTATTATCAGAATCGCCGATTACATTCAGGAACATACCTTGCCCGAGTCAGGCAATGTTATTCATCTGACAGCAAATCAGGGATAA
- a CDS encoding HIRAN domain-containing protein — protein MNTLYIAWQDPQSRLWHTVGRLRREDNGYSFVYTQGALSTPNFKYLGRMLDLHRHYVSRELFPLFANRVLSRSRPDYPDYVRWLGADPKKNNDPLELLARSGGERATDELCVYPDPQVNVEGFCELFFFSHGLRYLNEAELQSLGNLKIGDRLSLVPEDGNIKDSFALRLENGEAIKMGYCPRYLNKDLREVLANTHIDVSVARLNLDAPAQFRLLCHAKFVLPAGITLFGGEEYLPLSPVAKAA, from the coding sequence ATGAATACTCTGTATATCGCTTGGCAAGACCCGCAGTCACGTTTGTGGCATACCGTGGGACGGCTGCGTCGCGAGGACAATGGTTATTCCTTTGTCTATACGCAAGGCGCTTTATCAACTCCAAATTTTAAGTATTTGGGGCGCATGCTTGATTTGCATCGGCACTATGTTTCTCGGGAGCTGTTTCCGTTGTTTGCTAATCGGGTACTAAGTCGGTCCAGGCCAGATTATCCCGATTACGTTAGATGGTTAGGTGCTGACCCGAAAAAGAATAATGATCCGTTGGAGTTGCTGGCGCGGTCGGGCGGCGAACGAGCCACCGACGAACTGTGTGTTTACCCTGATCCGCAAGTGAATGTTGAGGGGTTTTGTGAGTTATTCTTCTTTAGTCATGGTTTGCGCTACCTAAATGAAGCTGAGCTGCAGAGTCTTGGTAATCTAAAGATTGGTGACAGATTATCTCTTGTTCCTGAAGACGGCAACATTAAAGACTCTTTTGCCCTCCGTTTAGAAAACGGCGAAGCAATTAAGATGGGTTATTGTCCAAGGTACTTAAATAAGGACTTGCGAGAGGTTTTAGCCAATACCCATATCGACGTCAGTGTGGCACGATTAAACCTGGATGCACCGGCTCAGTTCCGGTTGCTGTGTCATGCCAAGTTTGTTTTGCCTGCAGGGATTACTCTTTTTGGTGGGGAAGAGTATTTGCCTTTGAGTCCAGTCGCCAAGGCTGCTTGA
- a CDS encoding helix-turn-helix domain-containing transcriptional regulator gives MYKSLADDGNPRFETIAKIVDALGCKLIVS, from the coding sequence TTGTACAAGTCGCTGGCCGACGATGGCAATCCCAGGTTTGAAACCATCGCCAAGATTGTTGATGCCCTTGGTTGCAAGCTGATTGTGTCCTAA
- a CDS encoding class I SAM-dependent DNA methyltransferase: MAKSPKTKPPKAIASTQSLSSFVKAICDVMRRSNCASALQYVPELTWILFLRILDAQEQKARNQAEALGYDYTPALTAPYRWQDWAAPYSDKADAPKTPEGYPVGWKRQALFEAGEGKLFEFINNELLPFLHRLDVNPVTQIPNPSASPKQRVIGRIMTAVEKVRVDSETNLRDIFDKVHEIHIDHIDDTHFFTLSQVYEDLLLKMGEKNSDGGQFFTPREVIRGMVHVLDPKPGETVYDPCCGTGGFLAVAYEHINRKLGNSPASTVLEKLKHDTFFGREKENLVFPIALANLILHGIDQPNLWHGNTLTGKQTYDGLFEKAPPTFDVILTNPPFGGKEGSDAQKNYDFETGSTQVLFVQHILAELKASIDGKPGGRCGIVLDEGLLFRTNESAFVETKRKLVDECDLWCIVSLPGGVFSTAGAGVKTNLLFFTKGKKTERIWYYDLSQLKIGKKSPMTLAHFGFDKHGGILADADLPASLTTEWLEQEEHQGQTFPSFAKLLAKHGTPEADSAFSWTVDFAARRAKAREDMQPFIDEANRLTEELLSLKEELKALKRDKAEKDRVTAVEDAIKAKEKAIREAQTKASDIDAAVFDLKAVNPNVKAVTDTRTVLEIIDNINRQGEIVAQAMANLRGMVAS; the protein is encoded by the coding sequence ATGGCAAAATCACCTAAAACCAAACCACCCAAAGCCATCGCCTCGACGCAATCGCTATCGTCTTTCGTCAAGGCCATTTGCGACGTGATGCGCCGCTCCAATTGTGCCAGTGCCTTGCAATACGTGCCGGAACTGACCTGGATTCTGTTCTTGCGCATTCTGGATGCCCAGGAGCAAAAAGCCCGCAACCAAGCCGAAGCCTTGGGTTACGACTATACCCCGGCCTTGACGGCGCCTTATCGCTGGCAGGACTGGGCCGCGCCGTATTCCGACAAAGCCGATGCGCCGAAAACGCCGGAAGGTTATCCGGTAGGCTGGAAGCGGCAAGCCTTGTTCGAGGCGGGCGAAGGCAAACTGTTCGAGTTCATCAATAACGAGTTGTTGCCGTTTTTGCACCGGTTGGATGTTAATCCGGTGACGCAAATCCCCAATCCCAGTGCCAGCCCGAAACAGCGGGTGATTGGCCGCATCATGACGGCCGTGGAGAAAGTCCGCGTCGATAGCGAAACCAATTTGCGCGACATCTTCGATAAGGTGCATGAAATCCATATCGACCATATCGACGACACCCATTTCTTTACCTTGTCGCAGGTCTATGAAGATTTGCTGCTGAAAATGGGCGAGAAAAACTCCGACGGCGGCCAGTTCTTTACCCCGCGCGAAGTGATCCGGGGCATGGTGCATGTACTCGATCCCAAGCCCGGCGAAACGGTGTACGACCCATGCTGCGGCACCGGCGGCTTTCTGGCGGTGGCGTATGAACATATCAACCGCAAGTTAGGTAACAGCCCGGCGTCGACAGTGCTGGAGAAACTGAAACACGATACCTTCTTCGGCCGGGAAAAAGAGAATCTGGTTTTCCCCATTGCCTTAGCCAACCTGATTTTGCACGGCATCGATCAGCCCAATCTCTGGCACGGCAACACGCTGACCGGCAAGCAAACCTACGACGGCTTGTTTGAAAAAGCCCCGCCCACCTTTGATGTGATCCTGACCAATCCGCCGTTCGGCGGTAAGGAAGGTTCGGACGCGCAGAAAAATTACGATTTTGAAACCGGCTCGACGCAAGTGCTGTTTGTGCAGCATATTCTGGCGGAATTGAAAGCATCCATCGACGGCAAGCCGGGTGGTCGCTGCGGCATTGTCTTGGATGAGGGCTTGCTGTTCCGCACCAACGAAAGCGCGTTTGTCGAAACCAAACGTAAACTGGTCGATGAATGCGATTTGTGGTGCATCGTTAGTCTGCCGGGCGGCGTGTTTTCCACTGCTGGTGCCGGCGTCAAAACCAATCTGCTGTTTTTCACTAAAGGCAAAAAGACCGAACGCATCTGGTATTACGATTTGTCGCAGTTGAAAATCGGCAAGAAATCGCCGATGACGCTGGCGCACTTTGGCTTTGATAAACACGGCGGCATTCTGGCCGATGCCGATTTACCCGCCAGTTTGACGACGGAATGGCTGGAGCAGGAAGAGCATCAAGGCCAAACGTTTCCGAGCTTTGCCAAGTTGCTGGCCAAGCACGGTACGCCGGAAGCCGATAGCGCCTTTTCCTGGACGGTCGATTTTGCCGCCCGCCGAGCTAAAGCCCGCGAAGACATGCAACCTTTCATCGACGAAGCCAACCGGCTTACCGAGGAATTGCTGTCACTAAAGGAAGAATTGAAGGCGCTGAAACGAGACAAGGCCGAAAAAGACCGCGTCACAGCCGTCGAAGACGCCATCAAAGCCAAGGAAAAAGCCATTCGCGAAGCCCAAACCAAGGCCAGCGACATCGACGCGGCGGTGTTTGACCTGAAAGCCGTTAATCCGAATGTCAAAGCAGTGACCGATACCCGCACCGTGCTCGAGATTATCGATAACATCAACCGCCAAGGTGAGATTGTGGCGCAGGCGATGGCGAATTTGCGGGGGATGGTTGCGTCGTGA
- a CDS encoding type II toxin-antitoxin system RelE/ParE family toxin translates to MHLTAMADCANQSHFGDCKPIQDGVWELRIDYGPGYRVYYAQAGDKLLLLLIGVDKRKQQLDIEKAVDYWKDWKRRATHD, encoded by the coding sequence GTGCATTTAACAGCAATGGCGGATTGCGCGAATCAATCACATTTCGGCGACTGCAAGCCCATACAGGACGGCGTGTGGGAGTTGCGTATCGATTACGGCCCAGGTTACCGCGTGTATTACGCACAGGCCGGTGACAAGTTGCTGTTGCTGTTAATTGGCGTTGACAAACGAAAACAGCAGTTAGATATTGAAAAAGCTGTTGATTATTGGAAAGACTGGAAGCGGAGAGCAACCCATGACTGA
- a CDS encoding HigA family addiction module antitoxin, with the protein MHMLNPPHPGSILKKDVLPTLGIGPAEAATQLGVSREALSRVLNGRAAISADMAIRLEAWVNGPTAETWLCLQAEYSKPANRRF; encoded by the coding sequence ATGCATATGCTTAACCCGCCCCATCCGGGCAGCATTTTGAAAAAGGACGTGTTACCCACGCTGGGTATCGGCCCCGCCGAAGCTGCCACGCAGCTTGGGGTTTCTCGGGAAGCGTTATCGCGTGTTCTCAACGGTCGGGCAGCGATTAGTGCCGATATGGCAATCCGGCTGGAAGCTTGGGTGAATGGCCCGACAGCAGAAACATGGTTGTGCTTGCAGGCGGAATATTCCAAACCGGCAAATCGCAGGTTTTAA